A portion of the Blattabacterium clevelandi genome contains these proteins:
- the guaA gene encoding glutamine-hydrolyzing GMP synthase: MKKDSILVLDFGSQYSKMISRRIRDIGVYAHLYPYDISIHNILSKKPKGIVLSGSPFSVYDENPPLISKNIFQLNIPILGICYGMQLISFLFGGIIERSKYKEYGKSIFMIDHCKNDLLNGIPKKSIVWMSHFDEIKKIPKEFKSIGHTSSCAIAALIHKNKDIYAVQFHPEVNHTEFGVPIMKNFILKICKCYPNWKLNHFVQENIEKIRKRVDNKKVILGFSGGVDSFVAAYIIHKAIGSSLYCIFVDTGFLLKEETKKISFLCKKMNLLIKIIDAQKRFLSSLIGIIDPEMKRKIIGKEFISIFQEESEKIKNVEFLAQGTIYSDVIESSTYSSSKLLKKTVFIKSHHNVGGLPNLMKLKLLEPLKELFKDEVRKIGKYLGIPQEILYRHPFPGPGLSIRIIGEVNKKKISLLKEAEIILLQELKNYNLYKSVSQAFIVLLPIKSVGVMGDKRTYEYVAVLRVTNTEDFMTATFSHLPYNFLEKISSRIINEVNGINRLVYDITSKPPSTIEWE; this comes from the coding sequence ATGAAAAAAGACTCTATTTTAGTATTAGATTTCGGTTCCCAATATAGCAAGATGATTTCACGAAGAATTCGAGATATAGGAGTATATGCACATTTATATCCTTATGATATTTCTATTCATAATATTTTATCAAAAAAACCAAAAGGGATTGTTTTATCAGGAAGTCCTTTTTCTGTTTATGACGAAAATCCTCCATTAATATCTAAAAATATATTTCAATTGAATATTCCTATACTTGGAATTTGTTATGGAATGCAACTAATTTCTTTTCTTTTTGGAGGAATAATAGAAAGATCAAAGTATAAAGAATATGGAAAATCCATTTTTATGATAGATCATTGTAAAAATGATTTATTAAACGGAATTCCTAAAAAATCTATTGTTTGGATGAGTCATTTTGATGAAATCAAAAAGATTCCAAAAGAATTCAAATCGATCGGACATACTTCTTCTTGTGCTATTGCTGCTTTAATTCATAAAAATAAAGATATTTATGCCGTACAATTTCATCCAGAAGTGAATCATACTGAATTTGGAGTTCCGATCATGAAAAACTTTATCCTTAAGATTTGTAAATGTTATCCAAATTGGAAACTCAATCATTTTGTACAAGAAAATATAGAAAAAATAAGAAAACGTGTAGATAATAAAAAAGTAATATTAGGATTTTCAGGAGGTGTAGATTCTTTTGTAGCAGCTTATATCATTCATAAAGCTATTGGGTCATCCTTATATTGCATTTTCGTTGATACTGGTTTCCTTCTCAAAGAAGAAACAAAAAAAATATCTTTTTTGTGTAAAAAAATGAATTTATTGATTAAAATAATAGATGCTCAAAAACGTTTTTTATCTAGTTTAATTGGAATTATTGATCCTGAAATGAAAAGAAAAATTATCGGAAAAGAATTTATTTCTATTTTTCAAGAAGAATCAGAAAAAATTAAAAATGTAGAATTTTTAGCGCAGGGAACTATATATTCAGATGTAATTGAATCTTCTACATATTCTTCCTCAAAATTATTAAAAAAGACTGTTTTTATTAAATCTCATCATAATGTAGGAGGATTACCTAATTTAATGAAATTAAAACTTCTGGAACCATTAAAAGAATTATTTAAAGATGAAGTACGAAAAATAGGAAAATATTTAGGAATTCCACAAGAAATTTTATATCGACATCCATTTCCAGGTCCTGGATTAAGCATTCGTATTATTGGAGAAGTAAATAAAAAAAAAATTTCTCTTCTTAAAGAAGCGGAAATAATTCTTTTGCAAGAATTAAAAAATTATAATCTTTACAAATCTGTAAGTCAAGCTTTTATAGTATTATTACCTATAAAATCCGTAGGAGTAATGGGGGATAAACGAACCTATGAATATGTTGCTGTATTACGTGTTACAAATACGGAAGATTTTATGACTGCTACTTTTTCACATTTACCTTATAATTTTTTAGAAAAAATTTCTAGTAGAATAATTAATGAAGTGAATGGAATTAATCGTTTAGTATACGATATTACTTCCAAACCTCCATCAACTATAGAATGGGAATAA
- the purE gene encoding 5-(carboxyamino)imidazole ribonucleotide mutase, with protein sequence MKVAIFCGSISDKPTMKISEDILNIFNIKNQTYVISAHRLPDILSKTIKKIESLEEGVEIIIAGSGLSAHLPGIIASRTIIPVIGVPLYANNGLLGGIDALFSIVQMPKDVPVATVGINNAYNAALLSVHILAIKYNEIKKLLLKFRMKKKEKLMNEIDKYL encoded by the coding sequence ATGAAAGTAGCTATATTTTGTGGAAGTATATCTGATAAACCAACGATGAAAATATCGGAAGATATACTAAATATATTTAATATAAAAAACCAAACTTATGTTATATCTGCACATCGTTTACCAGATATATTATCAAAAACAATAAAAAAAATAGAATCTTTAGAAGAAGGTGTGGAAATTATTATTGCAGGATCTGGTTTATCTGCTCATTTACCTGGAATAATAGCTTCAAGAACTATTATACCCGTTATAGGAGTTCCTCTTTATGCTAATAATGGATTATTAGGTGGAATTGACGCTCTTTTTTCTATTGTTCAAATGCCTAAAGATGTTCCTGTTGCTACAGTAGGAATCAATAATGCATACAACGCGGCTTTATTATCCGTTCATATATTAGCTATAAAATATAACGAAATAAAAAAATTATTATTAAAATTTCGAATGAAAAAAAAAGAAAAATTAATGAATGAAATAGATAAATATTTATGA
- the purD gene encoding phosphoribosylamine--glycine ligase, with the protein MKVLILGNGGREHAMGKKFLKDFPTIDLYFYPGNGGTDQIGKNIKNTYTTLDLCLYAKKNAIDITIVGSETFLLDGIVDVFQNFGLKIMGPHYLAARLEGDRVFSKSFMKKYGVRTPKYEVFSSYQKAVDFLEKKNYSVAIKTSGIAGGKGVILVRNKNEAKKALTSIMIDHKFGKSGNKVIIEEFLQGKESSIISIFNGKEIIPFLSAKDYKKIGEKETGSNTGGMGTIAPNPYMNNEVWIDFKKNILEPTLKGLFLEKLTFLGFIYFGLMITSNSVYLLEYNTRMGDPETQTLLPLMESNFFQIIQSVFLQKEISISWKKLCSCCIVLSSKGYPEQYESGKIINGLNSLKEPFYIAGAKKEKEKWMTSHGRVLNIVGIGGTVDEAIKIAYNKVKKVHFENLYFRKDIGL; encoded by the coding sequence ATGAAAGTTTTAATTCTCGGAAATGGAGGACGTGAACATGCTATGGGAAAAAAATTTTTAAAAGATTTTCCTACTATAGATCTTTATTTTTATCCTGGTAATGGAGGCACAGATCAAATAGGAAAAAATATTAAAAATACTTATACAACATTAGATTTATGTTTATATGCTAAAAAAAATGCAATAGATATAACTATTGTTGGTTCAGAAACTTTTCTATTGGATGGAATTGTAGACGTATTTCAAAATTTTGGACTAAAAATTATGGGGCCACATTACCTTGCTGCTAGATTAGAAGGTGATCGTGTTTTTTCTAAATCATTTATGAAAAAATATGGGGTACGTACTCCTAAATACGAAGTTTTTTCTTCTTATCAAAAAGCTGTAGATTTTTTAGAAAAAAAAAATTATTCTGTAGCTATCAAAACAAGTGGTATAGCAGGAGGTAAAGGAGTAATCTTAGTAAGAAATAAAAACGAAGCAAAGAAGGCTTTGACTTCTATTATGATAGATCATAAATTTGGAAAATCGGGAAATAAAGTTATCATAGAAGAATTTTTGCAAGGTAAGGAATCCTCTATTATATCCATATTTAATGGAAAAGAGATTATTCCTTTTTTATCCGCTAAAGATTACAAAAAAATTGGAGAAAAAGAAACAGGCAGCAATACTGGAGGAATGGGAACGATAGCACCTAATCCTTATATGAATAATGAAGTTTGGATAGATTTTAAAAAAAATATATTGGAACCAACTTTAAAAGGCCTTTTTTTAGAAAAATTAACTTTTTTGGGATTTATTTATTTCGGATTAATGATCACTTCAAATAGTGTATACTTATTAGAATACAATACTCGTATGGGAGATCCTGAAACTCAAACTTTATTGCCATTAATGGAAAGTAATTTTTTTCAGATAATACAGTCGGTTTTTCTTCAAAAAGAAATATCTATTTCTTGGAAAAAATTATGTTCTTGTTGTATCGTCCTATCTTCAAAAGGATATCCTGAACAATATGAAAGTGGAAAAATTATAAATGGATTAAATTCTTTAAAAGAACCTTTTTATATTGCTGGTGCTAAAAAAGAAAAAGAAAAATGGATGACATCACATGGACGAGTTTTAAATATAGTAGGAATAGGGGGGACAGTCGATGAGGCTATAAAAATAGCTTATAATAAGGTAAAAAAAGTTCATTTTGAAAACTTGTATTTTAGGAAAGATATTGGATTATAG
- the purF gene encoding amidophosphoribosyltransferase, with product MSQLFPILEKKNYYDKFHEECGVFGIYSTHKIDTFSLIQFGLFALQHRGQEACGFSVLRDGFILSHKSEGLVLDSFRKISNSECYHGNAVIGHTRYSTEGGQSQKNIQPFFGEDIYGKSIISIVHNGNLINAKTIRKNLESKGITFISSDSDSEVILRLIQKYLSEYDNDLKIAIQKTTFDIQGAYSVIVLMDNKIAAFRDPNGIRPLCYGMLNEKTYIFSSETCGIDSVGGYYVRDLFPGEIAIVDQKSIQFYLLRKKRYTKRRICSFEYIYFSRPDSFIENINVYAVREKSGEVLYEQHPVEADVVIGVPDSGVPASIGYSKASGIPFKPILVKNKYIGRSFILPKQEMREKMVNLKLNSILNEIRGKRIVIIDDSIVRGTTSRRLVYILRKSGAKEIHFRSASPPIIAPCYLGIDTPTQKDLISFNIDKENIAKFLDVDSLEFLSMANLIDILGSKNYCFGCFTGNYPIHKKNDCIL from the coding sequence ATGTCTCAATTATTTCCTATTCTAGAGAAAAAAAATTATTATGATAAATTTCATGAGGAATGCGGAGTTTTTGGAATTTATTCTACTCATAAAATAGATACATTTTCTCTCATTCAGTTTGGTTTATTTGCCTTACAACACCGAGGTCAAGAAGCATGTGGTTTTTCTGTTTTACGAGATGGATTTATTTTATCTCATAAAAGTGAAGGTCTTGTTTTAGATTCATTTAGAAAAATTTCGAATTCTGAATGTTATCATGGAAATGCGGTTATTGGACATACACGATATTCTACAGAAGGAGGACAAAGCCAAAAAAATATTCAACCATTCTTTGGAGAAGATATCTATGGTAAAAGTATCATTTCTATTGTCCATAATGGAAATTTAATAAATGCTAAAACAATTCGGAAAAATCTAGAATCGAAAGGAATTACATTTATATCATCTGATTCGGATTCCGAAGTAATTTTACGTTTAATACAAAAATATTTATCAGAATATGATAATGACCTAAAAATAGCTATTCAAAAAACAACTTTTGATATTCAAGGAGCATATTCTGTAATAGTTCTTATGGATAATAAAATTGCTGCTTTTAGAGATCCAAATGGAATTAGACCTTTATGTTATGGGATGCTTAATGAAAAAACTTATATATTTAGTTCTGAAACTTGTGGAATAGATTCTGTAGGGGGATATTATGTAAGAGATTTATTTCCAGGAGAAATAGCTATTGTCGATCAAAAATCCATTCAATTTTATCTTCTTAGAAAAAAAAGGTATACAAAACGAAGAATATGTTCCTTTGAATATATTTATTTTTCCCGTCCTGATTCTTTCATTGAAAATATAAACGTTTATGCAGTTCGTGAAAAAAGTGGAGAAGTTCTTTATGAACAACATCCAGTAGAAGCTGATGTCGTTATTGGGGTCCCAGATTCTGGTGTACCAGCATCTATTGGATATTCCAAAGCATCCGGAATCCCTTTCAAACCCATTTTAGTGAAAAATAAATATATTGGAAGATCTTTTATTTTACCAAAACAAGAAATGCGTGAAAAAATGGTGAATTTAAAACTAAATTCTATTTTAAATGAAATTAGAGGGAAACGTATTGTCATTATTGATGACTCGATTGTTCGTGGGACTACGAGCCGTAGATTAGTTTATATTTTAAGAAAATCAGGAGCAAAAGAAATTCATTTTAGAAGTGCTTCTCCACCTATTATAGCTCCATGTTATTTAGGGATAGATACTCCTACTCAAAAAGATCTAATTTCATTCAATATAGATAAGGAAAATATAGCTAAGTTTTTAGATGTAGATAGTTTAGAATTTTTAAGTATGGCTAATTTAATCGATATTCTTGGAAGTAAGAATTACTGTTTCGGTTGTTTTACTGGAAATTATCCCATTCATAAAAAAAATGATTGTATATTATAG
- the purM gene encoding phosphoribosylformylglycinamidine cyclo-ligase: MKESHRTISKISSILEKTYNNKVISTLDNFAALYKMPYYEYKEPVLVSGVDGVGTKLLLAIHYKKYDLIGEDCFAMCVNDVLCHGANPLFFLDYLACGKLDSNIAEKIIQGIATSCKKTNTCLIGGEIAEMPGIYKKKDYDIAGFCVGIVEKKKVIDGKKNIKEGDILIGIPSSGVHSNGFSLIRNIFYTEDLLMKKFQKKPFYETLLIPTRIYYSTIHLLLKEFVIHGLVHVTGGGIYDNLFRVLPENLLAIVEKKKIPITPIFHYIQEKGFLSDQKMWNTFNMGVGMIIIVSIKDQGQIFDRLRFLGENPFVFGNILKGDKKVFLK; this comes from the coding sequence ATGAAAGAAAGTCATCGTACCATATCTAAAATTAGTTCAATTTTAGAAAAAACTTATAATAATAAGGTAATTAGTACATTAGATAATTTTGCCGCACTTTATAAAATGCCTTACTATGAATATAAAGAACCTGTTTTGGTATCTGGAGTTGATGGGGTTGGGACTAAACTTCTTTTAGCTATTCATTACAAAAAATATGATCTAATTGGAGAAGATTGTTTTGCTATGTGTGTAAATGATGTATTATGTCATGGAGCAAATCCATTATTTTTTCTAGATTATTTAGCTTGTGGAAAACTTGATTCTAATATTGCAGAAAAAATTATACAAGGTATAGCTACCTCCTGTAAAAAGACGAATACATGTCTTATTGGAGGAGAAATAGCAGAAATGCCAGGTATTTACAAAAAAAAAGATTATGATATAGCAGGATTTTGTGTAGGGATTGTAGAGAAAAAAAAGGTTATAGATGGAAAAAAAAACATTAAAGAAGGAGATATTTTAATTGGGATCCCATCTTCAGGTGTACATAGCAATGGTTTTTCTTTAATTCGAAATATTTTTTATACAGAAGATTTATTGATGAAAAAATTCCAAAAAAAACCATTTTATGAAACTCTTTTAATTCCAACTAGAATTTATTATTCTACTATTCATCTTTTATTAAAAGAGTTTGTAATACACGGATTAGTTCATGTTACTGGAGGGGGGATATACGATAATTTATTTCGTGTTCTTCCAGAAAATTTATTAGCTATAGTAGAGAAAAAAAAAATTCCTATTACACCTATTTTTCATTATATTCAGGAAAAAGGTTTTTTATCCGACCAAAAAATGTGGAATACTTTTAATATGGGAGTTGGAATGATTATAATAGTTTCTATTAAAGATCAAGGTCAAATTTTTGATAGATTACGTTTTCTAGGAGAAAATCCTTTTGTATTTGGAAATATCCTTAAAGGAGATAAAAAAGTATTTTTGAAATAA
- the purC gene encoding phosphoribosylaminoimidazolesuccinocarboxamide synthase has translation MSSITKKKYLLEGKTKKIYSTDNPDEIIIHYKDSITSLDGLKKELLHDKGILNNEITTLIFKFLKDYGVKNHFIRKINNREQLCHKVDMFPLEFVVRNIVAGNLSRRLDIKEGMTIDNPIIEIFYKNDGLKDPWLNHHHAVFLDLIAYEELNKVNRIVSNINNILKKYFLDKNIILVDFKIEFGKNKKNQILLSDEISPDTCRLWDKKTMKKLDKDRFRNEFNDKEEVIDTYMEILKRLNAG, from the coding sequence ATGAGCAGTATAACTAAAAAAAAGTATTTATTAGAAGGAAAAACAAAAAAAATCTATTCTACAGATAATCCAGATGAAATTATTATTCATTATAAAGATAGTATAACTTCTTTAGATGGATTAAAAAAGGAATTATTACATGATAAAGGAATTTTAAATAATGAAATAACAACATTAATATTTAAATTTCTTAAAGATTATGGAGTAAAAAATCATTTTATTCGTAAGATAAATAATCGAGAACAATTATGTCATAAGGTGGATATGTTTCCATTAGAATTTGTAGTTCGAAATATTGTTGCTGGAAATCTTTCTAGACGTTTAGATATAAAAGAAGGGATGACTATAGATAATCCAATTATTGAAATATTTTACAAGAATGATGGATTAAAAGATCCATGGTTAAACCACCATCATGCTGTATTCTTAGATCTAATTGCTTATGAAGAATTAAATAAAGTTAATCGAATTGTCTCAAATATTAACAATATTCTGAAAAAATATTTTTTAGATAAAAATATTATATTGGTAGATTTTAAAATAGAATTTGGAAAAAATAAAAAAAATCAAATTTTACTTTCTGATGAAATTAGTCCTGATACATGTCGTCTTTGGGATAAAAAAACAATGAAAAAACTTGATAAAGACAGATTTAGAAATGAATTTAATGATAAGGAAGAGGTAATAGATACTTATATGGAAATATTAAAAAGGCTCAATGCAGGTTAA
- the purH gene encoding bifunctional phosphoribosylaminoimidazolecarboxamide formyltransferase/IMP cyclohydrolase translates to MKRALISVYEKNEELFDFVFFLNKKEYQIISTCGTYQYLKKNGISNILKIENIISFPEILDGRIKTIHPSIYGGILANRSIDKHMKSIHFYGINPIDIVLVNFYPFFDKFNKKSINSIIEFIDIGGPSMLRAAAKNFFHVTPITDKKDYILVKNEIENYGNTSLKLRKKLAGKVFNLTSAYDSAISQYLLMEENFPTYLHFSYEKKMNLRYGENPHQEAAYYISTIHNGAMCNFNQLHGKKLSFNNLRDMDIAWKVVSQFSEPACCTVKHATPCSVALGKNVIDAFKKTYYADSISSFGGIMAVNVPITKELANKMNSLFLEVILSPSYEKDGLSILKKKKNIRIIRIKNPISDTLEYVKIDGGILVQQVDPTLSYDYQIVTKKQFSYQEIRSLFFAQKVVKYVKSNAIVVAKGTQTLGISGGQTNRIWAARQAIERALEKRKEDLVLVSDAFFPFRDVVDEAAISGKIRAILQPGGSIRDKESIQACDEHGIAMAFTGKRHFKH, encoded by the coding sequence ATGAAAAGAGCTTTGATTAGTGTTTATGAAAAAAATGAAGAATTATTCGATTTTGTCTTTTTTTTAAATAAAAAAGAATATCAAATTATTTCTACTTGTGGGACTTATCAATACTTAAAAAAAAATGGAATATCTAATATTCTAAAAATAGAAAATATCATTTCATTTCCTGAAATTTTAGATGGAAGAATAAAAACTATTCATCCATCTATTTATGGGGGAATTCTTGCTAATCGTTCTATTGATAAACATATGAAAAGTATTCATTTTTACGGAATTAATCCTATTGATATTGTATTGGTAAATTTTTACCCATTTTTTGATAAATTCAATAAAAAATCAATTAATTCTATAATTGAATTTATTGATATAGGAGGACCATCTATGTTGCGAGCAGCAGCTAAAAATTTTTTTCATGTAACCCCTATTACAGATAAAAAAGATTATATTTTAGTAAAAAATGAAATTGAAAACTATGGTAATACTTCATTAAAGTTGAGAAAAAAATTAGCAGGTAAAGTATTTAATCTTACTTCTGCTTATGATTCTGCAATTTCTCAATATCTTTTAATGGAAGAAAATTTTCCTACTTATTTACATTTTTCTTATGAAAAAAAAATGAATCTTCGTTATGGGGAAAATCCTCATCAGGAAGCCGCTTATTATATTAGTACTATTCATAATGGAGCAATGTGTAATTTTAATCAATTACATGGTAAAAAGCTTTCTTTTAACAATTTAAGAGATATGGATATAGCTTGGAAAGTAGTATCTCAATTTTCTGAACCAGCTTGTTGTACTGTTAAACATGCAACACCTTGTAGTGTTGCATTAGGAAAAAATGTTATAGATGCATTTAAAAAAACTTATTATGCGGATTCCATTTCTTCTTTTGGAGGAATTATGGCCGTAAATGTTCCAATAACAAAAGAATTAGCGAATAAAATGAATAGTCTATTTTTAGAAGTTATTTTATCTCCTAGTTATGAAAAAGATGGATTAAGTATTTTAAAAAAAAAAAAAAATATAAGAATCATTAGGATAAAAAACCCTATTTCTGATACATTGGAATATGTAAAAATAGATGGAGGAATATTGGTACAACAAGTAGATCCTACTTTATCTTATGATTATCAAATAGTAACCAAAAAACAATTTTCTTATCAAGAAATAAGATCTTTATTTTTTGCTCAAAAAGTAGTAAAATATGTAAAATCTAACGCTATTGTTGTAGCTAAAGGGACACAAACTTTAGGGATTTCTGGAGGTCAAACAAATAGAATTTGGGCAGCTCGTCAAGCTATAGAAAGAGCTTTAGAAAAAAGAAAAGAAGATTTAGTCCTTGTTTCTGATGCTTTTTTCCCTTTTAGGGATGTCGTAGATGAAGCGGCTATATCCGGTAAAATAAGAGCCATTCTTCAACCAGGAGGATCTATACGGGATAAAGAATCTATCCAAGCTTGTGATGAACATGGAATAGCTATGGCTTTTACGGGAAAAAGACATTTTAAACATTAA
- a CDS encoding formyltransferase family protein has product MKKLSILVSGTGTNMQHILESISNGKLSKVKIDTVISDRSCRAIQYASKENISTFSLKNTKKILLSKEIDNIFLKKIPDIIVLCGFLSILDSEFCDKWDGKIINIHPSLLPKYGGKGMYGMRVHQKVINHKEKISGATIHYVTKNIDSGNIILKKSCNLSSKETPISLSKKISIIEKEILIQYLKNI; this is encoded by the coding sequence ATGAAAAAACTATCTATTTTGGTTTCTGGAACAGGGACCAATATGCAGCATATTCTAGAATCTATTTCAAATGGAAAACTTTCTAAAGTTAAGATAGATACAGTTATTTCTGATAGATCTTGTAGAGCTATTCAATATGCATCGAAAGAAAATATTTCAACTTTTTCTTTAAAAAATACTAAAAAAATACTTTTATCTAAAGAGATAGATAATATTTTTCTAAAAAAAATTCCAGATATTATAGTACTTTGTGGTTTTCTTTCCATACTTGATTCGGAATTTTGTGATAAATGGGATGGGAAAATTATCAATATTCATCCATCTCTTTTACCTAAATATGGAGGGAAAGGGATGTATGGCATGAGAGTACATCAAAAAGTTATTAATCATAAAGAAAAAATATCAGGTGCTACAATTCATTATGTAACCAAAAATATTGATTCAGGAAATATAATTTTAAAAAAATCATGTAATCTTTCTTCAAAAGAAACTCCAATATCGTTATCTAAAAAAATATCTATCATAGAAAAAGAGATCCTCATTCAATATTTAAAAAATATTTGA